A window of Clavibacter michiganensis contains these coding sequences:
- a CDS encoding DoxX family membrane protein, giving the protein MSDETWAAIQLAVRILLALVFVGMGVNHFVPRAATAMAAIIPPSFRRPGVPSPLVLVWFTGLCEIAGGIGLLIEPVRLAAGVALAVFLVAVFPANAFAARHPERFGRIAIPLVPRLVAQVVLIALVLFAGWPL; this is encoded by the coding sequence ATGAGCGATGAGACGTGGGCTGCGATCCAGCTCGCCGTGCGGATCCTGCTGGCCCTCGTCTTCGTCGGGATGGGCGTCAACCACTTCGTGCCGAGGGCCGCCACGGCGATGGCGGCGATCATCCCGCCCTCGTTCCGGCGGCCCGGCGTGCCCTCCCCGCTGGTGCTGGTGTGGTTCACGGGGCTCTGCGAGATCGCGGGCGGGATCGGCCTGCTGATCGAGCCCGTGCGCCTCGCCGCCGGCGTCGCGCTGGCGGTCTTCCTGGTCGCGGTCTTCCCGGCGAACGCGTTCGCGGCCCGGCACCCGGAGCGCTTCGGCCGCATCGCGATCCCGCTGGTGCCGCGCCTCGTGGCGCAGGTGGTGCTGATCGCCCTCGTGCTGTTCGCCGGCTGGCCGCTCTAG
- a CDS encoding DUF6458 family protein, whose protein sequence is MSIGLGIFLVVVGAILAFAVDLTVPGVDLQLVGYILMGGGALVIIIGVALLARRRTAVSETRTRIDPATGQRITRSERSDDNVV, encoded by the coding sequence ATGAGCATCGGCCTCGGAATCTTCCTCGTGGTCGTCGGCGCGATACTCGCGTTCGCCGTCGACCTCACCGTCCCGGGCGTCGACCTCCAGCTCGTCGGCTACATCCTCATGGGCGGCGGCGCGCTGGTCATCATCATCGGCGTCGCGCTCCTCGCCCGCCGCCGCACGGCCGTCAGCGAGACGCGCACGCGCATCGACCCCGCGACCGGTCAGCGCATCACGCGCAGCGAGCGCTCCGACGACAACGTCGTCTGA
- a CDS encoding MFS transporter yields the protein MSTPRTASVPVIAATGRAGRRQWAALVVLMLPVLLVSIDNTVLSFAMPSIARDLEPSGAAQLWIIDAYPLVLAGLLVAMGNMGDRYGRRRLLMIGAAGFGVVSALAAFATDASQLIAARAALGFFGAMLMPSTLSLLRSIFTDRKQRRLAIAIWASGFSGGSALGPLVGGVLLEHFWWGSVFLVAVPVLLPLLILTPVLVPESKDPAPGPIDGVAILLSLATVAPIVYAIKTFATEGVTPLAIAAPVVGVVAGILFVRRMSRARNPMLDVALFREPVFTGAVLVNLLSVVSLVGFLFFVTQHLQLVAGLDPLAAGFALIPGSVVVIVSGLVIVPIVARARPSRVVAIALAFSAVAYVVLAVTGKGASVGLLVFAFCLLGAGIGASQTISNDLIIAAVPPAKAGAASAVSETAYEVGAVLGTAVLGSILTASYRTGLVLPAGLSEGDASAARETLGGAVSVAERVPADVGSALLESAHAAFDGGVVTTSIIGALLMVGAIVISLTSLRRASSHD from the coding sequence ATGTCCACGCCCCGCACCGCATCCGTCCCCGTGATCGCCGCCACCGGCCGCGCCGGGCGACGCCAGTGGGCCGCGCTCGTCGTGCTGATGCTCCCGGTGCTGCTCGTCTCCATCGACAACACGGTGCTGAGCTTCGCGATGCCGTCCATCGCGCGCGACCTCGAGCCGTCGGGCGCGGCGCAGCTCTGGATCATCGACGCCTACCCGCTCGTGCTCGCCGGGCTCCTCGTCGCGATGGGCAACATGGGCGACCGCTACGGCCGCCGGCGCCTGCTCATGATCGGCGCGGCCGGCTTCGGCGTCGTCTCGGCCCTCGCCGCCTTCGCCACCGACGCCTCGCAGCTCATCGCCGCACGCGCCGCCCTCGGCTTCTTCGGCGCGATGCTCATGCCGTCCACGCTGTCGCTCCTCCGCTCGATCTTCACCGACCGGAAGCAGCGCCGCCTCGCGATCGCCATCTGGGCGTCGGGCTTCTCCGGCGGATCCGCGCTCGGCCCGCTCGTCGGCGGCGTGCTGCTCGAGCACTTCTGGTGGGGATCCGTCTTCCTCGTCGCGGTGCCCGTGCTGCTGCCGCTGCTGATCCTCACACCCGTGCTCGTCCCCGAGTCGAAGGACCCGGCGCCGGGCCCGATCGACGGGGTCGCCATCCTGCTGTCGCTCGCGACCGTCGCGCCCATCGTCTACGCCATCAAGACGTTCGCCACCGAGGGCGTCACGCCTCTCGCGATCGCCGCCCCCGTCGTGGGCGTGGTCGCCGGCATCCTCTTCGTGCGTCGCATGTCGCGCGCCCGGAACCCGATGCTCGACGTCGCGCTGTTCCGCGAGCCGGTCTTCACGGGCGCGGTGCTCGTCAACCTGCTGAGCGTCGTCTCGCTCGTCGGCTTCCTCTTCTTCGTGACGCAGCACCTGCAGCTCGTCGCGGGCCTCGACCCGCTGGCGGCGGGCTTCGCGCTCATCCCCGGATCCGTGGTCGTCATCGTCTCGGGGCTCGTGATCGTGCCGATCGTGGCGCGGGCCCGCCCGTCGCGCGTGGTCGCGATCGCGCTGGCGTTCTCGGCCGTCGCCTACGTGGTCCTCGCGGTCACGGGCAAGGGCGCATCCGTCGGGCTGCTGGTCTTCGCGTTCTGCCTGCTGGGCGCGGGCATCGGCGCGTCGCAGACCATCTCCAACGACCTGATCATCGCGGCCGTCCCGCCGGCGAAGGCGGGGGCGGCGTCCGCGGTGTCGGAGACTGCGTACGAGGTGGGCGCGGTGCTCGGCACGGCCGTGCTCGGCAGCATCCTCACGGCCAGCTACCGCACCGGGCTCGTCCTCCCCGCCGGCCTCTCGGAGGGGGACGCCTCCGCGGCCCGGGAGACGCTCGGGGGAGCGGTGTCGGTCGCCGAGCGCGTGCCGGCCGACGTGGGATCGGCGCTGCTGGAGTCGGCGCACGCGGCCTTCGACGGCGGCGTGGTGACCACCTCGATCATCGGCGCCCTGCTCATGGTCGGCGCGATCGTCATCTCGCTCACGAGCCTCCGCCGCGCCAGCTCGCACGACTGA
- the ilvC gene encoding ketol-acid reductoisomerase encodes MTDIVYDKDADLSLIQGRKVAVIGYGSQGHAHALNLRDSGVEVVIGLKEGSTSRAKAEEQGFTVKTPSDASAWADVIVILAPDQHQRGLYADSVRDNLTEGKTLVFAHGFNIRFGYIEAPEGVDVVLVAPKGPGHTVRREFEAGRGVPVIVAVEVDASGKAWDLAWSYAKGIGGLRAGGIRTTFTEETETDLFGEQAVLCGGTSQLVQYGFETLIEAGYQPQIAYFEVLHELKLIVDLMWEGGIAKQRWSISDTAEYGDYVSGPRVISPDVKENMKAVLADIQSGAFADRFIKDQDAGAPEFLELRKKGEEHPIESTGRELRKLFAWNKADDDYTDGSVAR; translated from the coding sequence GTGACTGACATCGTCTACGACAAGGACGCCGACCTCTCGCTCATCCAGGGTCGCAAGGTCGCCGTCATCGGCTACGGCTCGCAGGGCCACGCGCACGCGCTGAACCTCCGCGACTCCGGCGTCGAGGTCGTCATCGGCCTCAAGGAGGGCTCGACCAGCCGCGCGAAGGCGGAGGAGCAGGGCTTCACGGTGAAGACCCCGTCCGACGCGTCCGCGTGGGCCGACGTCATCGTCATCCTCGCGCCCGACCAGCACCAGCGCGGCCTCTACGCCGACAGCGTCCGCGACAACCTCACCGAGGGCAAGACGCTCGTCTTCGCGCACGGCTTCAACATCCGCTTCGGCTACATCGAGGCGCCCGAGGGCGTCGACGTCGTCCTCGTCGCCCCCAAGGGCCCCGGCCACACCGTGCGTCGCGAATTCGAGGCCGGCCGCGGCGTCCCCGTCATCGTCGCCGTCGAGGTCGACGCGTCGGGCAAGGCGTGGGACCTCGCGTGGTCGTACGCCAAGGGCATCGGCGGCCTCCGCGCCGGCGGCATCCGCACCACCTTCACCGAGGAGACCGAGACCGACCTCTTCGGCGAGCAGGCCGTGCTCTGCGGCGGCACCTCGCAGCTGGTCCAGTACGGCTTCGAGACGCTGATCGAGGCGGGCTACCAGCCGCAGATCGCGTATTTCGAGGTGCTGCACGAGCTCAAGCTCATCGTCGACCTCATGTGGGAGGGCGGCATCGCGAAGCAGCGCTGGAGCATCTCCGACACGGCGGAGTACGGCGACTACGTCTCTGGCCCGCGCGTCATCTCGCCGGACGTCAAGGAGAACATGAAGGCCGTCCTCGCGGACATCCAGTCCGGCGCGTTCGCCGACCGCTTCATCAAGGACCAGGACGCCGGCGCGCCCGAGTTCCTCGAGCTCCGCAAGAAGGGCGAGGAGCACCCGATCGAGTCCACCGGCCGCGAGCTGCGCAAGCTCTTCGCGTGGAACAAGGCCGACGACGACTACACGGACGGCTCGGTCGCCCGCTAG
- a CDS encoding 3-isopropylmalate dehydrogenase, with amino-acid sequence MPRTISLAVVPGDGIGPEVVHEALRVLREAVPADVSLDTTQYPFGAGHFLETGEILTDSDLAALAQHDAILLGAVGGDPRDARLAGGIIERGLLLKLRFAFDHYINLRPTTLLPGVTSPLASPGEVDFVVVREGTEGPYAGNGGVLRRGTEHEIATEVSVNTAHGVERTVRFAFDLASKRERKRVTLVHKTNVLTFAGSLWQRTVDRVAAEHPDVTVDYLHVDATMIFLVTDPSRFDVIVSDNLFGDIITDLAAAISGGIGLAASGNVNPTGAFPSMFEPVHGSAPDIAGQQKADPTAAILSVALLLDHLGLPEAAARVTAAVSADLAARAAGDPVPRSTAEVGDAVIRALSTNH; translated from the coding sequence ATGCCCCGCACCATCTCGCTCGCCGTCGTCCCAGGGGACGGCATCGGCCCGGAGGTCGTCCACGAGGCCCTCCGCGTGCTCCGGGAGGCGGTGCCCGCGGACGTGTCGCTCGACACCACGCAGTACCCGTTCGGCGCCGGCCACTTCCTCGAGACCGGGGAGATCCTCACGGACTCCGATCTGGCGGCCCTCGCGCAGCACGACGCGATCCTCCTCGGCGCGGTCGGCGGCGACCCCCGCGACGCGCGCCTCGCGGGCGGCATCATCGAGCGCGGCCTGCTGCTCAAGCTGCGCTTCGCGTTCGACCACTACATCAACCTGCGGCCGACGACCCTGCTGCCCGGTGTGACCTCCCCGCTCGCGTCGCCCGGCGAGGTCGACTTCGTCGTCGTCCGCGAGGGCACCGAGGGACCGTACGCGGGCAACGGCGGCGTCCTCCGCCGCGGCACCGAGCACGAGATCGCGACCGAGGTGTCCGTGAACACGGCGCACGGCGTCGAGCGCACCGTGCGGTTCGCGTTCGACCTGGCCTCGAAGCGCGAGCGCAAGCGCGTCACGCTCGTGCACAAGACCAACGTGCTGACCTTCGCCGGATCCCTCTGGCAGCGCACCGTCGACCGCGTCGCCGCCGAGCACCCGGACGTGACGGTCGACTACCTGCACGTCGACGCGACCATGATCTTCCTGGTCACCGACCCGTCCCGCTTCGACGTGATCGTCTCCGACAACCTGTTCGGCGACATCATCACCGACCTGGCGGCCGCGATCTCGGGCGGCATCGGCCTCGCCGCGTCGGGCAACGTCAACCCCACGGGCGCGTTCCCGAGCATGTTCGAGCCGGTGCACGGATCCGCCCCCGACATCGCCGGCCAGCAGAAGGCCGACCCGACCGCGGCGATCCTCTCGGTCGCGCTCCTGCTCGACCACCTGGGCCTCCCCGAGGCCGCCGCGCGCGTCACGGCCGCGGTCTCGGCCGACCTCGCCGCGCGCGCCGCGGGCGACCCCGTACCCCGATCCACCGCGGAGGTCGGCGACGCCGTCATCCGCGCCCTCTCCACGAACCACTGA
- a CDS encoding branched-chain amino acid aminotransferase: protein MSSTSSTASTSSTASTTTGTAFPMSFEQTPSETARADAEREAILADPGFGKHFTDHMVQIDWTLDAGWHDARVVPYGPLQLDPAASVLHYGQEIFEGMKAYRHADGSVWTFRPDRNAARLQRSARRLALPELPTEDFVESVRQLVRADLDWVPSAPEQSLYLRPFMIANESFLGVRAAQRVGYYVIASPAGAYFTGGVAPVSIWLSTQYSRAGKGGTGAAKCGGNYAASLLPQAEAASHGCAQVLFLDSEEGRYLEELGGMNIVLVYKDGRLVTPDSESILEGITRDSILELARDRGLTVEKRRVELSEWVDGVASGEITEVFACGTAAVITPIGRLMGEGLDVGDIDAPAGELTMSLRQELTDIQYGRIPDRHGWLTRLDA, encoded by the coding sequence ATGAGCTCCACCAGCAGCACAGCCTCCACGAGCAGCACCGCCTCCACCACCACCGGCACCGCCTTCCCCATGTCCTTCGAGCAGACCCCCTCGGAGACCGCCCGCGCCGACGCCGAGCGGGAGGCGATCCTCGCCGACCCGGGCTTCGGCAAGCACTTCACGGACCACATGGTCCAGATCGACTGGACGCTCGACGCCGGCTGGCACGACGCCCGCGTGGTCCCGTACGGGCCGCTCCAGCTGGATCCCGCCGCGAGCGTCCTCCACTACGGCCAGGAGATCTTCGAGGGCATGAAGGCGTACCGCCACGCCGACGGATCCGTGTGGACCTTCCGCCCCGACCGCAACGCCGCCCGCCTCCAGCGCTCGGCCCGCCGCCTCGCGCTACCCGAGCTGCCCACGGAGGACTTCGTCGAGTCGGTGCGCCAGCTGGTCCGCGCCGACCTCGACTGGGTGCCGTCGGCGCCCGAGCAGAGCCTGTACCTCCGGCCGTTCATGATCGCGAACGAGAGCTTCCTCGGCGTCCGCGCCGCCCAGCGCGTGGGCTACTACGTCATCGCCAGCCCCGCGGGCGCGTACTTCACGGGTGGCGTCGCGCCCGTGTCCATCTGGCTGTCCACGCAGTACTCCCGCGCCGGCAAGGGCGGCACGGGCGCCGCGAAGTGCGGCGGCAACTACGCCGCGTCGCTCCTCCCGCAGGCCGAGGCCGCGTCGCACGGCTGCGCGCAGGTGCTCTTCCTCGACTCCGAGGAGGGCCGCTACCTCGAGGAGCTCGGCGGCATGAACATCGTGCTGGTCTACAAGGACGGCCGCCTCGTCACGCCCGACTCGGAGAGCATCCTCGAGGGCATCACGCGCGACTCGATCCTGGAGCTCGCGCGCGACCGCGGCCTCACGGTCGAGAAGCGGCGCGTGGAGCTGTCGGAGTGGGTCGACGGCGTCGCATCCGGCGAGATCACCGAGGTGTTCGCGTGCGGCACAGCGGCGGTCATCACGCCCATCGGCCGCCTGATGGGCGAGGGCCTCGACGTCGGCGACATCGACGCTCCCGCGGGCGAGCTGACGATGTCGCTGCGCCAGGAGCTCACCGACATCCAGTACGGCCGCATCCCGGACCGCCACGGCTGGCTCACCCGCCTCGACGCGTAG
- a CDS encoding acetolactate synthase large subunit, which produces MPALPTPPPTPQAPTAHQGDEILTGAEAVVRTLELLGVDDIFGLPGGAILPTYDPLMDSTKLRHILVRHEQGAGHAAEGYASSSGRTGVCIATSGPGATNLVTAIADAYMDSVPLLAITGQVFSTLMGTDAFQEADIVGITMPITKHSFLVTRPEDIPSTIASAYHIASTGRPGPVLVDITKDAQQLEAPFHWPPKIDLPGYRPVVKAHGKQIQAAAQLLVEAKKPVLYVGGGVIRAKAHEELLALAEAVGAPVVTTLMARGAFPDSHPQQLGMPGMHGTVPAVLALQESDLLVSLGARFDDRVTGKASLFAPNAKVVHVDVDPAEISKIRIADVPIVGDAKDVIADLVVAFREATAASQVEQDIADWWTYLDGLREEFPLGYTEPADGQLAPQYVIQRIGEITGPEGVFASGVGQHQMWAAQFIKYERPNSWLNSGGAGTMGYSVPAAMGAKVAQPDRHVWAIDGDGCFQMTNQELATCTINDIPIKVAIINNSSLGMVRQWQTLFYEGRYSNTDLNTGGGTRMVPDFVKMADAYGALGIRVTKPEEVDDAIRLALATNDRPVVIDFVVSRDAMVWPMVPQGLSNSAVQYARDHAPDWDDDLAETGRTEK; this is translated from the coding sequence ATGCCAGCTCTGCCCACCCCGCCCCCCACGCCGCAGGCGCCGACCGCCCACCAGGGCGACGAGATCCTCACGGGCGCCGAGGCCGTCGTCCGCACGCTCGAGCTCCTCGGGGTCGACGACATCTTCGGCCTCCCCGGCGGCGCCATCCTCCCCACCTACGACCCGCTCATGGACTCGACGAAGCTGCGCCACATCCTCGTCCGCCACGAGCAGGGCGCCGGCCACGCCGCCGAGGGCTACGCGTCCTCGAGCGGACGCACCGGCGTCTGCATCGCCACCTCCGGCCCCGGTGCCACGAACCTCGTCACCGCAATCGCGGACGCCTACATGGACTCGGTGCCGCTCCTCGCCATCACGGGCCAGGTCTTCTCGACCCTCATGGGCACCGACGCCTTCCAGGAGGCCGACATCGTGGGCATCACGATGCCCATCACGAAGCACAGCTTCCTGGTGACGCGGCCCGAGGACATCCCGTCGACCATCGCGTCGGCGTACCACATCGCCTCCACGGGTCGCCCGGGTCCGGTGCTCGTCGACATCACCAAGGACGCGCAGCAGCTCGAGGCGCCGTTCCACTGGCCGCCGAAGATCGACCTGCCCGGCTACCGCCCCGTCGTCAAGGCGCACGGCAAGCAGATCCAGGCCGCCGCGCAGCTGCTCGTCGAGGCGAAGAAGCCCGTCCTCTACGTCGGCGGCGGCGTGATCCGCGCGAAGGCGCACGAGGAGCTGCTCGCGCTGGCCGAGGCGGTCGGCGCCCCCGTCGTCACGACGCTCATGGCGCGCGGCGCGTTCCCCGACTCCCACCCGCAGCAGCTCGGCATGCCCGGGATGCACGGCACGGTCCCCGCGGTCCTCGCGCTGCAGGAGTCCGACCTGCTCGTCTCGCTCGGCGCGCGCTTCGACGACCGGGTCACCGGAAAGGCGTCGCTGTTCGCGCCGAACGCCAAGGTCGTGCACGTGGACGTCGACCCGGCCGAGATCTCCAAGATCCGCATCGCCGACGTCCCGATCGTGGGCGACGCGAAGGACGTCATCGCCGACCTCGTGGTCGCGTTCCGCGAGGCCACGGCCGCGTCCCAGGTCGAGCAGGACATCGCCGACTGGTGGACCTACCTCGACGGCCTCCGCGAGGAGTTCCCGCTCGGCTACACCGAGCCCGCCGACGGACAGCTCGCTCCGCAGTACGTCATCCAGCGCATCGGCGAGATCACCGGCCCGGAGGGCGTCTTCGCCTCCGGCGTCGGACAGCACCAGATGTGGGCCGCGCAGTTCATCAAGTACGAGCGCCCCAACTCGTGGCTCAACTCCGGCGGCGCCGGCACCATGGGCTACTCGGTGCCCGCCGCGATGGGCGCCAAGGTCGCACAGCCGGACCGGCACGTGTGGGCCATCGACGGCGACGGCTGCTTCCAGATGACCAACCAGGAGCTCGCCACCTGCACGATCAACGACATCCCGATCAAGGTCGCGATCATCAACAACTCGTCGCTCGGCATGGTGCGCCAGTGGCAGACCCTGTTCTACGAGGGCCGCTACTCGAACACCGACCTCAACACGGGCGGAGGCACCCGCATGGTGCCCGACTTCGTGAAGATGGCCGACGCGTACGGCGCCCTCGGGATCCGCGTGACGAAGCCGGAGGAGGTGGACGACGCGATCCGCCTGGCGCTCGCGACCAACGACCGCCCCGTCGTCATCGACTTCGTGGTCAGTCGCGACGCGATGGTGTGGCCTATGGTGCCGCAGGGCCTCAGCAACAGCGCCGTGCAGTACGCCAGGGACCACGCGCCGGACTGGGACGACGACCTCGCGGAGACAGGCAGGACCGAGAAGTGA
- the serA gene encoding phosphoglycerate dehydrogenase: MTKPVVLIAEELSPATVDALGPDFDVRSVDGTDRPALLAALAEADAVLVRSATKIDAEAIAAAPRLQVVARAGVGLDNVDIKAATTAGIMVVNAPTSNVISAAELAIGHILSLARFIPDASASLKQGLWKRSSFTGVELYEKTIGIVGLGRIGTLVAQRLAGFGATLVAYDPYVTPARAQQLGVQLLPLDELMRVSDFITIHIPKTPDTTGLIGTEQFALAKPSLRIVNASRGGIIDEDALYTALKSKRIAGAGLDVFVSEPPTGSPLLDLDNIIVTPHLGASTDEAQEKAGVSVARSVRLALGGELVPDAVNVAGGVIDPYVRPGIPLMEKLGQVFSGLAHEALTSIDVVVRGELAGYDVSVLKLAALKGVFTNVVSENVSYVNAPLLAEQRGLEVRLITDAVSEEYRNVLSIRGALSDGTQVSVSGTLTGTKQIEKLVEIDGYDVEVPFSRHLIVMKYEDRPGIVAVYGKEFGDAEVNIAGMQIARQEAGGRALSVLSVDSPVPDGVLENVRQAIQATSLREIDIAD; this comes from the coding sequence TTGACCAAGCCCGTCGTGCTCATCGCCGAAGAACTCTCGCCCGCCACCGTCGACGCCCTGGGGCCCGACTTCGACGTCCGATCCGTCGACGGCACCGACCGCCCGGCCCTGCTCGCGGCCCTCGCGGAGGCGGACGCCGTGCTCGTCCGCTCCGCGACGAAGATCGACGCGGAGGCCATCGCCGCGGCCCCGCGCCTGCAGGTGGTCGCCCGCGCGGGCGTCGGCCTCGACAACGTCGACATCAAGGCCGCGACCACCGCGGGCATCATGGTCGTGAACGCGCCGACCTCGAACGTCATCTCGGCCGCCGAGCTCGCGATCGGCCACATCCTCTCGCTCGCCCGGTTCATCCCGGACGCGAGCGCGTCGCTCAAGCAGGGCCTCTGGAAGCGCTCGTCCTTCACGGGAGTGGAGCTCTACGAGAAGACCATCGGCATCGTCGGCCTCGGACGCATCGGCACGCTCGTCGCGCAGCGCCTCGCGGGCTTCGGCGCCACGCTCGTCGCGTACGACCCCTACGTCACGCCGGCTCGCGCGCAGCAGCTCGGCGTGCAGCTCCTCCCGCTCGACGAGCTGATGCGCGTCTCCGACTTCATCACCATCCACATCCCCAAGACGCCGGACACCACGGGCCTCATCGGCACCGAGCAGTTCGCGCTCGCGAAGCCGTCCCTGCGCATCGTCAACGCCAGCCGCGGCGGGATCATCGACGAGGACGCGCTCTACACGGCGCTCAAGTCGAAGCGCATCGCCGGCGCCGGCCTCGACGTGTTCGTCAGCGAGCCGCCCACCGGATCCCCGCTGCTGGATCTCGACAACATCATCGTCACGCCGCACCTCGGCGCCTCCACGGACGAGGCCCAGGAGAAGGCGGGCGTCTCGGTCGCAAGGAGCGTGCGCCTCGCGCTCGGCGGCGAGCTCGTGCCGGACGCCGTGAACGTCGCGGGCGGGGTCATCGACCCGTACGTGCGCCCCGGCATCCCGCTCATGGAGAAGCTCGGCCAGGTGTTCTCGGGGCTCGCCCACGAGGCGCTCACGAGCATCGACGTGGTCGTGCGCGGCGAGCTCGCCGGATACGACGTCAGCGTGCTGAAGCTCGCGGCGCTCAAGGGCGTCTTCACCAACGTCGTGAGCGAGAACGTCTCCTACGTCAACGCGCCGCTGCTCGCCGAGCAGCGCGGGCTCGAGGTGCGCCTCATCACGGACGCCGTCTCGGAGGAGTACCGCAACGTGCTGAGCATCCGCGGCGCGCTGTCCGACGGCACGCAGGTGTCGGTGTCGGGCACTCTCACGGGCACGAAGCAGATCGAGAAGCTCGTCGAGATCGACGGCTACGACGTCGAGGTGCCGTTCAGCCGCCACCTCATCGTCATGAAGTACGAGGACCGCCCCGGCATCGTCGCGGTCTACGGCAAGGAGTTCGGCGACGCCGAGGTCAACATCGCCGGCATGCAGATCGCCCGCCAGGAGGCCGGCGGCCGGGCGCTCAGCGTGCTCAGCGTCGACTCGCCCGTGCCGGACGGCGTGCTCGAGAACGTGCGGCAGGCCATCCAGGCCACGTCGCTGCGCGAGATCGACATCGCCGACTGA
- the ilvN gene encoding acetolactate synthase small subunit gives MSHILSLLVEDKPGLLTRVAGLFARRGFNIESLAVGASEIEGLSRITVVVDVEALPLEQVTKQLNKLINVIKIVELDPGQAVEREHLLVKVRVDNTTRSQVLEAVNLFRARVVDVATDALIIEVTGDSGKVQALLRVLEPFGIKELAQSGLLAMGRGSKSITDRVFRTA, from the coding sequence GTGAGCCACATCCTGAGCCTCCTCGTGGAGGACAAGCCCGGACTCCTCACCCGCGTCGCGGGGCTGTTCGCCCGCCGCGGCTTCAACATCGAGTCCCTCGCGGTCGGCGCGAGCGAGATCGAGGGCCTCTCGCGCATCACGGTCGTCGTGGACGTCGAGGCCCTGCCACTCGAGCAGGTGACGAAGCAGCTGAACAAGCTGATCAACGTCATCAAGATCGTGGAGCTCGACCCCGGGCAGGCGGTCGAGCGCGAGCACCTGCTCGTGAAGGTGCGCGTCGACAACACGACCCGCTCGCAGGTGCTCGAGGCCGTGAACCTCTTCCGCGCCCGCGTGGTCGACGTGGCCACCGACGCGCTGATCATCGAGGTCACGGGCGACTCGGGCAAGGTGCAGGCGCTCCTCCGCGTGCTCGAGCCCTTCGGCATCAAGGAGCTCGCGCAGTCGGGTCTCCTCGCCATGGGGCGCGGATCCAAGTCCATCACCGACCGCGTCTTCCGCACCGCCTAG
- a CDS encoding TetR/AcrR family transcriptional regulator: MPASSPDDPAPAPDGAPDPAASSPGTARDRILDAFEELLVQQGERGTTLESVAAAAGVSKGGLLYHFGGKEALVDGLLARMSALAQADVARLRAAERGPVDLWIRSSLSTATPFDRAYVATSRLAQGNHPRARDTLTHLQDEWAAVILEAVGDPAVARAVLLIGDGLYYNSALQPWLGGSAPADSALDELIRVVDDLVRLRSTRG; this comes from the coding sequence ATGCCCGCCTCATCGCCCGACGACCCCGCGCCCGCGCCCGACGGCGCACCCGACCCGGCGGCGTCCTCCCCCGGCACCGCGCGCGACCGCATCCTCGACGCCTTCGAGGAGCTGCTCGTGCAGCAGGGCGAGCGCGGCACGACGCTCGAGTCCGTCGCCGCGGCGGCCGGCGTCTCCAAGGGCGGGCTGCTCTACCACTTCGGCGGCAAGGAGGCGCTCGTCGACGGGCTGCTCGCGCGCATGTCCGCGCTGGCGCAGGCGGACGTCGCGCGGCTCCGGGCGGCCGAGCGCGGTCCGGTGGACCTGTGGATCCGCAGCTCGCTGTCCACGGCCACGCCGTTCGACCGCGCCTACGTCGCGACCTCCCGCCTCGCGCAGGGCAACCACCCGCGCGCCCGCGACACGCTCACGCACCTGCAGGACGAGTGGGCCGCCGTCATCCTCGAGGCCGTGGGCGACCCGGCCGTCGCGCGCGCCGTGCTCCTCATCGGCGACGGCCTGTACTACAACAGCGCGCTCCAGCCGTGGCTCGGCGGATCCGCGCCCGCCGACTCCGCGCTCGACGAGCTCATCCGCGTGGTCGATGACCTCGTGCGGCTCCGCTCGACGCGCGGCTGA